A single window of Dermacentor albipictus isolate Rhodes 1998 colony chromosome 1, USDA_Dalb.pri_finalv2, whole genome shotgun sequence DNA harbors:
- the LOC135897779 gene encoding uncharacterized protein, which produces MRLATGGVQAVGDHEEDAPEAAAACVFVYMCVVVFGIAWLLVYAWRSLLTGPPQMEPCTYEATALTATKPSVASETRELERGATGVPLLPLGSRRATSLASPGPKARGRGASESGATASGIIGTDDAGERGDVREEGGDTAAVRAPVTTTTPGEDRRPFELVVFGAPPNDGRLSNGSYGDRRREGKGHLEHRGLGRRVG; this is translated from the coding sequence ATGCGACTCGCAACCGGCGGCGTCCAGGCGGTCGGGGACCACGAGGAAGACGCCCCCGAGGCCGCCGCGGCATGCGTGTTCGTCTACATGTGCGTCGTGGTCTTCGGAATCGCCTGGCTGCTCGTCTACGCCTGGCGCAGCCTGTTGACCGGGCCGCCGCAAATGGAGCCGTGTACGTACGAGGCAACGGCGTTGACGGCGACGAAGCcgtccgtggcctccgagacgcgCGAACTCGAACGCGGCGCCACTGGAGTACCGCTGCTGCCGCTTGGGAGCAGACGGGCCACCTCACTAGCTTCGCCAGGTCCCAAGGCACGTGGTCGCGGCGCGTCGGAGAGCGGTGCAACCGCCAGCGGCATCATCGGAACCGACGACGCGGGGGAAAGAGGCGACGTTCGCGAAGAAGGCGGAGACACGGCTGCAGTTCGGGCcccggtgacgacgacgacgcctgGTGAAGATCGGCGTCCCTTTGAACTGGTCGTGTTTGGGGCGCCGCCGAACGACGGACGTCTTTCGAATGGGAGCTACGGGGATCGGCGACGGGAGGGAAAGGGTCATTTAGAGCACCGAGGGTTAGGACGGCGTGTCGGTTGA